Proteins from one Oscillatoria sp. FACHB-1407 genomic window:
- a CDS encoding glycoside hydrolase 100 family protein, translated as MRTKSYLVEEAWKLLEDSVVYFGDRPVGTVAACDPTVEALNYDQCFVRDFVSSALVFLIRGRSDVVRNFLIETLALQSSDKQMDCFNAGRGLMPASFKVKTWEGGQYLTADFGEHAIGRVTPVDSCLWWLILLRAYVKATGDIDLAHQPEFQQGILLILKLCLADRFDMYPTMLVPDGAFMIDRRMGVDGHPIEIQALFYASLRAARELLLPGYKRDIYIQIINQRLSTLNYHIRQYYWLDLRRLNEIYRYRGEEFGEEAINKFNIYPDSIPEWVADWMPERGGYLAGNLGPARMDFRFFTLGNLMSVISSLTTVQESQGIMDLIEQRWQDLVGYMPMKICYPAVVDLEWRILTGCDPKNVPWSYHNGGNWPVLLWFLAAAAQKTGRQEMAWRAIEIAERRLSEDAWPEYYDGRNGRLVGKASRKYQTWSIAGFILANELMENPKYLSWISFDEDTEMQEWLYRLKELEASS; from the coding sequence ATGAGGACAAAAAGTTACCTGGTCGAAGAAGCCTGGAAGTTACTGGAAGATTCGGTTGTTTATTTTGGCGATCGCCCCGTTGGGACTGTAGCTGCATGTGACCCGACTGTTGAGGCACTGAACTATGACCAGTGCTTTGTGCGGGATTTTGTCTCGTCAGCACTCGTTTTTCTGATCCGGGGTCGGTCTGATGTGGTTCGCAATTTTTTAATTGAAACCCTAGCATTGCAAAGCAGTGACAAACAGATGGACTGCTTTAATGCAGGACGAGGGTTGATGCCTGCTAGCTTTAAGGTAAAAACCTGGGAAGGTGGACAATATTTAACGGCTGACTTTGGTGAACACGCAATCGGACGTGTTACCCCAGTTGACTCTTGCCTCTGGTGGCTCATCCTGCTGCGAGCCTATGTCAAAGCAACGGGAGATATTGACCTGGCACACCAACCAGAGTTTCAACAGGGAATCTTGTTGATTCTCAAGCTTTGCCTTGCGGATCGCTTTGACATGTACCCGACGATGCTGGTGCCCGATGGCGCGTTTATGATTGATCGCCGTATGGGAGTGGACGGGCATCCCATTGAAATTCAAGCCCTCTTTTACGCATCGCTGCGTGCTGCACGAGAGTTGCTGTTGCCCGGCTATAAGCGCGATATCTATATTCAGATCATCAACCAACGTTTGAGCACGCTGAACTACCACATCCGCCAATATTACTGGTTGGATTTGAGACGGCTCAATGAAATTTATCGCTATCGTGGCGAAGAGTTTGGCGAAGAAGCGATCAATAAATTTAATATTTATCCCGATTCGATTCCAGAGTGGGTTGCCGATTGGATGCCTGAGCGAGGGGGATATCTGGCGGGTAATTTGGGTCCAGCCCGGATGGATTTTCGCTTTTTTACGCTGGGCAACCTGATGTCTGTGATTTCCTCCCTGACCACGGTTCAAGAGTCTCAGGGCATCATGGATCTGATTGAGCAACGCTGGCAGGATTTGGTTGGTTACATGCCGATGAAGATTTGCTATCCGGCAGTAGTTGATTTGGAGTGGAGAATTCTAACCGGATGCGATCCTAAAAATGTGCCCTGGTCATATCACAACGGTGGGAATTGGCCCGTACTCCTGTGGTTCTTAGCGGCAGCAGCTCAAAAGACAGGTAGACAAGAAATGGCATGGCGGGCGATCGAAATTGCAGAACGCCGCTTAAGCGAAGATGCTTGGCCTGAATATTACGATGGTCGCAATGGTCGGTTGGTAGGTAAAGCATCCAGGAAATATCAGACCTGGAGTATTGCTGGTTTTATCCTGGCAAATGAACTGATGGAGAACCCTAAGTATCTCAGTTGGATTAGTTTTGACGAAGATACAGAGATGCAGGAATGGCTTTATCGCTTGAAGGAACTAGAAGCTAGCAGTTAA
- a CDS encoding DnaJ C-terminal domain-containing protein, with product MQNYRNYYAILGVPRSATVDEIKKAYRKLARQFHPDLNPGDKEAEEKFKDVSEAYEVLSDSSRRSQYDQFSSYWNKGGFQGGSAAAAPRPKTWTNRTNGSRVPIDEVDFGEFSDFNAFVDQLLNRGAGSSAASSDPYRPGTTKTAYTVSPRTAPKNAEARLSVPLEKAYTGGRERIRLEDGRSLEVNMPSGMVTGQKIRLKGQGVAGGDLYLKIEVASHPFFKLDGADIYCQVPVTPSEAVLGGPIEVPTLDGFVKMMIPAGVRPGQKLRLSGKGYPIDGQQGDQIVEIQIALPRDLTSQERDLYEKLRQIETFDPRANLPV from the coding sequence ATGCAAAACTATCGGAACTACTACGCTATTCTCGGAGTTCCCAGAAGCGCAACTGTTGACGAAATCAAAAAAGCTTATCGCAAGCTGGCGCGACAGTTTCACCCTGATTTGAATCCTGGTGATAAAGAGGCAGAGGAAAAATTTAAGGATGTGAGTGAGGCATACGAGGTTTTGTCTGACAGTAGTCGGCGATCGCAGTATGACCAGTTCAGCAGCTATTGGAATAAAGGCGGTTTTCAAGGGGGTAGTGCGGCTGCGGCTCCTCGTCCAAAAACCTGGACGAATCGCACGAACGGTAGCCGAGTGCCGATTGATGAGGTCGATTTTGGCGAGTTCTCTGACTTCAATGCCTTTGTCGATCAACTGCTGAATCGAGGGGCTGGATCAAGTGCAGCCTCCAGTGACCCATATCGCCCTGGCACTACTAAAACAGCCTATACGGTGTCTCCCCGGACGGCTCCTAAGAATGCTGAAGCAAGGCTATCGGTGCCACTAGAGAAGGCTTATACCGGGGGACGAGAGCGAATTCGCTTAGAAGATGGGCGATCGCTGGAGGTCAACATGCCATCAGGAATGGTAACCGGGCAAAAGATTCGTCTGAAGGGACAGGGGGTTGCCGGAGGCGATCTGTACTTAAAAATTGAAGTTGCATCCCACCCTTTCTTTAAGCTAGATGGAGCCGATATTTACTGCCAGGTGCCTGTCACTCCCAGTGAAGCGGTGCTGGGTGGACCGATTGAAGTCCCCACATTGGATGGTTTTGTCAAAATGATGATTCCTGCTGGTGTGCGACCTGGGCAAAAACTGCGGCTATCCGGGAAGGGCTATCCAATCGATGGTCAACAGGGCGACCAGATTGTAGAAATTCAGATTGCGCTGCCTCGCGATTTGACGTCTCAAGAACGCGACCTCTACGAAAAATTGCGGCAGATTGAGACGTTTGACCCACGCGCGAATCTTCCTGTTTAG
- a CDS encoding RNA recognition motif domain-containing protein, with the protein MSIRLYVGNLPKELEKQELQAVFADFDESVTTKIITDRKTGKCRGFGFVTVKSDEQADQLIEKFNGFMFKDQPLKIEKALPRSKGSEDEQQQSPAASSPAASSSSNNRKKGGGNNKSKKTTTVTDSEAVQPDPRWAQELEKLKQLLAAQTANS; encoded by the coding sequence ATGTCTATCCGTCTTTACGTGGGTAACTTACCAAAAGAGCTTGAAAAGCAGGAGCTACAAGCTGTTTTTGCAGATTTTGATGAATCAGTTACCACTAAAATCATCACCGACCGTAAAACTGGCAAGTGCCGGGGGTTTGGGTTTGTCACGGTCAAGAGTGATGAACAGGCAGACCAGTTGATCGAAAAGTTCAACGGGTTCATGTTTAAAGATCAACCCCTCAAAATTGAAAAAGCACTGCCCCGTTCTAAGGGAAGTGAAGATGAGCAACAACAATCGCCCGCGGCAAGCAGTCCAGCGGCAAGTTCATCCTCCAATAATCGCAAGAAGGGTGGCGGTAACAACAAGTCTAAGAAGACAACCACTGTTACTGATTCTGAGGCAGTTCAACCCGATCCTCGTTGGGCACAAGAGCTAGAAAAGCTAAAGCAGTTATTAGCTGCTCAGACTGCAAACTCTTGA
- a CDS encoding exosortase-dependent surface protein XDP2, with protein sequence MKLKHISACASVLAGSILASLTVPAQAATFTQFNFDTNRTGNNPKGNITLNSVTFGSSTVSNFILVSGVENFVNENWTGGDTGAASSERGDNATGVKAEAPTSAQVATSLGNLNLNNIIDTEDNGAFSMEVRLASAANHFFFWERGMNSRLMVEALDQNGVVLATTILDSRRSQYAGYSIDTTEISGSQAVGSMGLKLDAHSDRLRLTSFDRGTLGNFNGPDFKVTAAHVPEPASLAGLGLVAGAIATLRRRSNKQA encoded by the coding sequence ATGAAACTTAAGCACATTTCCGCATGTGCCAGTGTTTTGGCTGGCAGTATTTTGGCATCGTTGACAGTTCCTGCGCAGGCAGCAACCTTTACCCAGTTCAACTTCGACACCAATCGCACTGGAAACAACCCAAAAGGTAATATCACGCTGAATTCAGTGACGTTTGGAAGTTCTACAGTTAGCAACTTTATTCTGGTCAGTGGTGTAGAAAACTTCGTCAACGAAAACTGGACAGGTGGAGATACTGGAGCCGCTAGTTCTGAGCGTGGTGACAATGCCACCGGAGTGAAAGCAGAAGCTCCAACCAGTGCACAAGTGGCTACCAGCTTGGGTAACTTGAACCTCAACAATATCATCGACACTGAAGATAACGGTGCCTTCAGTATGGAAGTGCGTTTGGCAAGTGCAGCCAATCACTTTTTCTTCTGGGAACGGGGCATGAACAGCCGTTTGATGGTGGAAGCATTGGATCAAAACGGAGTTGTTTTAGCAACCACGATTTTAGATAGCCGTCGTTCTCAATATGCAGGCTATAGCATTGACACTACTGAGATTAGTGGCAGCCAAGCTGTTGGATCAATGGGCTTAAAACTGGATGCTCATAGCGATCGCCTGCGTCTGACCAGTTTTGATAGAGGTACTCTGGGCAACTTCAATGGTCCTGACTTCAAAGTCACAGCTGCGCATGTTCCTGAACCCGCTAGCTTAGCTGGATTAGGCTTGGTAGCTGGGGCGATCGCTACCCTCCGTCGCCGCTCCAACAAACAAGCGTAA
- the dnaK gene encoding molecular chaperone DnaK, translating to MGRVVGIDLGTTNSVVAVMEGGKPVVIANAEGMRTTPSVVAFSKDGEQLVGQMARRQSVLNPQNTFYAVKRFIGRRYAELSPESKRVPYTIRKDENGNVKLKCPRLQREFAPEEISAMVLRKLAEEATRYLGEPVTGAVITVPAYFNDTQRQATRDAGRIAGLEVMRVLNEPTAASLAYGLDRGESQTVLVFDLGGGTFDVSILDVGDGVFEVKATSGDTQLGGADFDKKIVDWLAEQFLEQENVDLRRDRQSLQRLMEAAEKAKIELSGVSVTDINLPFITATEDGPKHLETRLTRSQFEGLCTDLVSRLRAPVKQALNDASMSPRDIDDVVLVGGGTRMPMVKELVRSLLDLEPEENVNPDEVVAIGAAIQAGILTQEVRDILLLDVTPLSVGLETIGGVMKKLIPRNTTIPVRRSDIFSTSENNQTVVEIHVVQGEREMAADNKSLGRFKLMGIPPAPRGVPQVLVSFDIDANGILQVTALDKTTGREQGITVQDASTLNEAEVQRMIRDAEKNAQQDRERRERVEKRTRAEALTYQAERQLREVALDFGMQFASSYRRKIENLIQELRAALGRNDERGIDVVEADLRDALYELQREVYQFNKEEEEENDFFGSIKRTLFGDDEDELPYRDSRDDWDRSYSQSSRRPYYDSRYDDADQFSQRGNRRDYDRRDYDKRDYDNRDTWDNRDKRDYDSRPAYNDRDYDKRDYGNRPAYDNRDRSGRYDDRSGRYDDRSRYDNRTPNRYNDDWDDDDDDWL from the coding sequence ATGGGCAGAGTCGTTGGCATTGACTTGGGAACCACAAATTCAGTCGTTGCCGTGATGGAAGGCGGCAAACCCGTCGTCATTGCTAACGCTGAGGGAATGCGGACGACCCCCTCTGTGGTGGCGTTTAGCAAAGATGGAGAGCAACTGGTGGGGCAAATGGCGCGACGACAAAGCGTGCTCAATCCCCAAAACACGTTTTACGCGGTGAAGCGATTTATCGGGCGACGTTATGCCGAACTCAGTCCCGAATCGAAACGAGTCCCTTACACCATTCGCAAAGACGAAAACGGCAACGTCAAGCTCAAGTGCCCCCGATTGCAGCGAGAGTTTGCACCCGAAGAGATTTCGGCGATGGTGCTGCGCAAGCTGGCGGAGGAAGCCACCCGCTATTTAGGTGAGCCTGTGACTGGAGCGGTGATCACGGTTCCCGCCTATTTTAATGACACCCAACGACAAGCGACTCGTGATGCAGGGCGAATCGCGGGTTTAGAGGTGATGCGGGTGCTCAACGAACCAACAGCAGCCTCGCTGGCCTACGGACTCGATCGCGGCGAGAGTCAGACAGTATTGGTCTTTGACTTGGGTGGTGGCACCTTTGACGTTTCCATTTTGGATGTGGGCGACGGTGTATTCGAGGTCAAAGCGACCAGCGGCGACACCCAGTTGGGTGGAGCTGACTTTGATAAAAAGATTGTGGATTGGTTAGCAGAGCAGTTCCTAGAACAAGAGAATGTGGATCTGCGGCGCGATCGCCAATCGTTGCAACGGCTGATGGAAGCCGCTGAAAAAGCCAAGATTGAGCTATCGGGCGTGAGTGTGACGGACATTAATCTACCCTTCATCACCGCCACGGAAGATGGACCTAAGCACCTGGAAACGCGCCTGACGCGATCGCAGTTTGAGGGGTTATGTACCGATTTGGTCAGCCGATTACGCGCTCCTGTCAAGCAAGCACTCAACGACGCTAGCATGTCGCCCAGAGATATTGACGATGTCGTGTTAGTGGGCGGTGGCACCCGTATGCCGATGGTGAAGGAACTGGTGCGATCGCTGCTGGATCTGGAACCCGAAGAAAATGTGAATCCCGATGAAGTCGTGGCGATCGGGGCGGCGATTCAAGCTGGAATTTTGACGCAAGAAGTGCGCGATATTTTGTTGCTGGATGTCACACCGCTATCGGTAGGTCTGGAAACCATTGGCGGGGTGATGAAGAAGCTGATTCCCCGCAACACTACGATTCCAGTGCGGCGATCGGATATTTTCTCGACGTCGGAGAACAACCAGACAGTCGTTGAGATCCACGTTGTCCAGGGCGAACGGGAAATGGCGGCTGATAACAAATCTCTGGGTCGCTTCAAACTCATGGGTATTCCCCCGGCTCCACGGGGTGTGCCTCAAGTGCTGGTGTCCTTCGATATCGATGCGAATGGTATTTTGCAGGTGACTGCTCTCGACAAAACCACGGGACGTGAGCAGGGCATTACCGTCCAGGATGCCTCCACACTGAATGAAGCTGAAGTGCAACGGATGATTCGGGATGCTGAGAAAAACGCTCAGCAGGATCGAGAACGCCGCGAACGGGTGGAGAAACGCACTCGTGCTGAAGCGTTGACTTATCAAGCTGAACGGCAACTGCGAGAAGTTGCCCTCGACTTTGGCATGCAGTTTGCCAGCAGCTATCGCCGCAAGATCGAGAATCTGATTCAAGAATTGCGAGCCGCTCTAGGGCGCAACGATGAGCGGGGCATTGATGTGGTAGAGGCAGATCTGCGGGATGCTCTCTACGAACTGCAACGCGAGGTATATCAGTTCAACAAGGAGGAAGAAGAGGAAAACGACTTCTTCGGCTCCATCAAGCGCACCTTGTTTGGCGATGATGAGGACGAACTGCCCTATCGCGACAGCCGCGATGATTGGGATCGGTCATACTCGCAGTCGTCCCGTCGTCCTTACTACGATAGCCGTTACGACGATGCCGATCAGTTCTCTCAACGGGGAAATCGCCGTGACTACGATCGCCGTGACTACGACAAGCGCGACTATGACAATCGGGATACCTGGGACAACCGCGACAAGCGTGACTATGATAGTCGCCCCGCCTATAATGATCGCGACTATGACAAGCGCGACTATGGCAATCGCCCTGCCTACGACAATCGCGATCGCTCTGGTCGTTATGACGATCGCTCTGGTCGTTATGACGATCGTAGCCGCTACGACAACCGCACTCCCAACCGCTACAACGATGATTGGGATGACGACGATGACGATTGGCTCTAA
- a CDS encoding class I SAM-dependent methyltransferase produces MTDTHATDTNATVPPLYTQNPLERFSDRADDYAKYRPRYPQEAIATLFDSVTDPTQCIIADVGAGTGISSRLLADQGATVWAIEPNAAMRESAAPHPRVKFHDATAEATGLSSQSVDLVTCCQSFHWFEPIATLAEFHRILKPGGRVALMWNDRDLSDPLMVEYTNLVSAASEAGFFERRDRKSPNALANSLLFQNFRTYTFPYKHPLSLEGLIGLASSASYVIKTGATYEQLIAGLQGLHQQWQQDGFVPLSYQTYLYVAEKQG; encoded by the coding sequence ATGACAGATACACATGCGACCGATACAAATGCCACTGTACCGCCGCTCTACACCCAGAATCCGTTAGAGCGTTTTTCTGATCGGGCTGATGACTATGCCAAGTACAGACCCCGCTATCCTCAGGAAGCGATCGCCACTCTATTTGATAGTGTGACAGATCCCACTCAATGTATCATCGCGGATGTCGGAGCGGGGACTGGTATTTCATCTCGTCTGTTAGCCGATCAGGGTGCAACCGTGTGGGCGATCGAACCCAATGCCGCGATGCGCGAGAGTGCTGCTCCTCATCCACGAGTGAAGTTCCATGATGCTACTGCTGAAGCGACCGGATTGTCCAGCCAATCGGTTGATTTAGTCACCTGCTGTCAATCCTTTCACTGGTTTGAGCCGATCGCCACGCTTGCCGAGTTTCACCGCATTCTCAAACCGGGGGGACGAGTTGCTCTGATGTGGAACGATCGCGATCTCAGTGATCCGCTGATGGTGGAATACACCAATCTTGTCAGTGCCGCTTCAGAGGCGGGCTTTTTTGAACGGCGCGATCGCAAATCCCCTAATGCTTTAGCCAACAGTCTGCTGTTCCAAAACTTTCGCACCTACACCTTCCCCTACAAACATCCCCTCAGCTTGGAGGGGCTCATCGGACTAGCCTCCAGTGCCTCCTACGTCATCAAAACCGGAGCTACCTACGAACAACTGATTGCCGGATTACAGGGATTGCATCAGCAGTGGCAGCAGGATGGCTTCGTTCCACTGTCCTACCAGACTTATCTGTATGTAGCGGAGAAACAAGGGTAG
- a CDS encoding glycosyltransferase: MLVTQKHRIALISVDGDPAAEIGQEEAGGQNVYVRQIGEFLADLGWQVDMFTRRSHPDQAEIVQHRDNCRTIRLKTGPAKFMGRDDLFDLLPEFVQEFQAFQQKQAQPYSLIHTHYWLSSWVGMKLKKLQPLVQVHTYHSLGAIKYRTIDDIPPIATKRLAVEKTCLETVDCVVATSPQEQEHMRSLVSTKGHIEMIPCGTDIQRFGSVDQATARKLLGIPPETKLVLYVGRFDKRKGIETLVRAIAQSELRGDANLKLMIGGGSSPGRSDGIERDRIESIVRELGLSDITEFPGRLDQSVLPNYYAAADVVVVPSHYEPFGLVPIEAMACRTPVVASNVGGLQFTVVSEVTGLLVPPKDDAAFAKAIDRILSNPTWRNELGQTARQRVEIGFSWSSVAARLGQLYTTLLHQAAATVPVPTPAVAATPKKEQVAA; the protein is encoded by the coding sequence ATGTTGGTAACTCAAAAGCATCGTATTGCCCTGATTTCAGTTGATGGTGATCCCGCTGCGGAAATTGGACAAGAAGAGGCAGGTGGGCAAAATGTTTATGTACGACAGATTGGCGAATTTTTAGCAGATTTAGGATGGCAGGTCGATATGTTCACTCGACGTAGCCATCCCGATCAAGCCGAAATTGTTCAACATCGTGATAATTGCCGAACGATTCGCTTAAAGACAGGACCAGCCAAGTTTATGGGGCGAGATGATCTGTTTGATCTCCTGCCAGAGTTTGTCCAGGAGTTTCAAGCGTTTCAGCAAAAGCAAGCACAACCTTACTCCCTCATTCACACGCACTACTGGCTATCCTCCTGGGTTGGGATGAAACTCAAAAAGCTGCAACCTTTGGTGCAGGTTCATACGTATCACTCTTTAGGAGCCATTAAATATCGAACGATTGATGATATTCCACCCATTGCAACGAAGCGTTTAGCCGTTGAGAAAACTTGCCTCGAAACTGTAGATTGTGTTGTAGCTACTAGCCCACAGGAGCAGGAGCATATGCGATCGCTCGTTTCGACCAAAGGGCACATTGAGATGATCCCTTGTGGGACTGATATTCAACGCTTTGGCTCTGTGGATCAGGCTACTGCACGGAAATTATTGGGGATTCCCCCTGAAACAAAGTTAGTACTTTATGTCGGGCGATTTGACAAACGCAAGGGCATTGAAACGCTAGTGCGGGCGATCGCTCAGTCTGAGTTGCGGGGGGATGCGAATTTGAAGCTCATGATTGGTGGAGGCAGTTCTCCAGGACGAAGCGATGGAATCGAGCGCGATCGCATTGAATCAATTGTTCGTGAATTAGGTCTATCTGATATCACCGAATTTCCAGGTCGCCTTGATCAATCTGTTTTACCAAATTATTACGCTGCGGCAGATGTTGTAGTCGTACCCAGCCACTACGAGCCGTTTGGCTTAGTTCCAATTGAGGCAATGGCATGTCGGACTCCTGTCGTTGCCAGCAACGTAGGTGGATTGCAGTTCACAGTAGTTTCTGAGGTGACAGGATTACTTGTTCCACCTAAAGACGATGCTGCCTTCGCTAAAGCGATTGATCGCATTCTGAGCAATCCCACATGGCGGAATGAATTAGGTCAAACTGCACGCCAACGGGTTGAGATCGGCTTTAGCTGGAGCAGCGTTGCTGCTCGGTTGGGTCAGCTATACACAACGTTACTCCATCAAGCGGCGGCTACTGTGCCTGTCCCAACTCCTGCTGTTGCAGCAACTCCAAAGAAAGAACAAGTAGCAGCTTAA
- a CDS encoding zinc metalloprotease HtpX has protein sequence MDDSLKSSQSDASAANTNSGKEPSLEAGLAALKRKDYPTAIALLQAIAQTSTDKPTATKAQMSLVMAYERSGDLSGAIALSQTLSKSSNRQVRLWAMRMMDELVQRQGAELAASSAVPVEPSEQDEVDETGFTPLNTSLQNGVRTTLQAENDPITEEGGQADESGFVPLNSAANLNDIRPSLPTISSEDESGFVPLTGENLPLEESRPMVSEELAETSQRSPDPNLPLTPESTPIPAETLASTSDTPSEAPQMPLVPAMASVPPDSPDSASEHWRQAGRASKWGSLGSVDLAKLWAVEAATVVVLVLVVRALLQVAISLWNIAVVEFRGIVDLREHVIYADPLWLVLLVLGVLFIVSPWLMDGILRLSYRARPLTVDELATSSPEAVRVLKRICNQRRYPMPSLSILPIPAPVAFTYGVLPQNTRMVISRGLLQQLSDDEIATIVIGEFGHVTYWNVGVMSWVALVAQLPYQLYWIVSTWGDRQRLPLLKAIAVGVASIAYGLFWVVRWTGLCLSRLRVYYSDRAASEVTGNPNGLTRALLKIVIGVAADIQRQGSTSALLQSFDVLTPVGYQTALTLGSTHPHASWEQLLMWDWMNPYRHWLAINNSHPPMGDRLKQLANYARRWRLATELDLPASSSTSRAAGQTKRFWLQIAPFVGMLIGLSIATCLWLIGTIAATVGWVELIWLTSDQSIWWGFVLLGLSIGTILRINPLFPDLKPSTVQVDPALSALLSAPNALPTDSHPIRVRGTLIGRSGIGNILTQDLILQTETGCVRLHYMPLLGPMGHILPQPLRPSRFVKTPVTVTGWFRRGATPWIDVEIMQAQRGAKLQAAHPWWSTLLGLVTAVLGAYIIFRGGG, from the coding sequence ATGGATGATTCATTGAAGTCGTCTCAGTCAGACGCATCTGCCGCAAACACTAACTCAGGGAAAGAGCCTTCACTGGAGGCGGGGTTAGCTGCGTTGAAGCGCAAAGATTACCCTACAGCGATCGCCCTATTGCAAGCGATCGCCCAAACGAGCACAGATAAACCCACTGCAACAAAGGCTCAGATGAGCCTGGTCATGGCGTATGAGCGCAGCGGCGATTTAAGTGGGGCGATCGCCCTCTCACAAACCTTAAGCAAAAGCTCAAATCGGCAGGTGCGGCTTTGGGCAATGCGCATGATGGATGAGTTGGTGCAGCGTCAGGGAGCCGAACTCGCAGCCTCCTCAGCAGTGCCTGTTGAACCCTCTGAGCAGGATGAGGTCGATGAGACAGGATTCACACCGCTCAACACTTCTCTTCAGAATGGAGTTAGAACGACTCTGCAAGCTGAAAACGATCCAATAACAGAGGAGGGTGGTCAGGCGGATGAAAGTGGATTTGTTCCCCTCAATTCAGCAGCGAACCTCAATGACATTCGCCCTTCTCTACCCACAATTAGCTCGGAGGATGAAAGCGGATTTGTGCCCCTAACCGGGGAAAACTTACCCCTGGAGGAATCGCGTCCAATGGTCAGCGAAGAATTGGCAGAGACAAGCCAGCGATCGCCCGACCCTAACCTACCTCTTACACCTGAGAGCACTCCCATTCCAGCGGAAACCCTGGCATCAACCAGTGACACTCCATCAGAAGCCCCTCAAATGCCTCTGGTGCCTGCAATGGCATCTGTACCCCCTGACTCGCCTGACTCTGCCAGTGAGCATTGGCGGCAGGCGGGACGAGCGTCTAAATGGGGGTCGCTTGGCTCAGTAGATCTGGCAAAACTGTGGGCGGTTGAAGCGGCAACGGTAGTTGTGCTGGTTCTGGTTGTACGGGCATTGCTGCAAGTGGCGATCAGCCTCTGGAATATCGCCGTGGTCGAGTTTCGCGGGATCGTTGACCTGCGTGAACATGTCATTTACGCTGATCCACTGTGGCTCGTGCTGCTTGTCCTGGGAGTATTGTTTATTGTTTCTCCCTGGTTGATGGATGGCATCCTGAGGCTTTCCTATCGGGCTAGACCTTTAACTGTCGATGAGCTAGCGACCTCTAGCCCAGAGGCGGTTCGGGTGCTCAAACGGATTTGCAACCAACGCCGCTATCCTATGCCGTCGCTGAGCATTTTGCCCATTCCCGCTCCGGTTGCGTTCACCTATGGCGTTTTACCACAAAACACCCGCATGGTGATCAGCCGAGGATTACTACAACAGCTGAGTGACGATGAGATTGCCACGATTGTCATTGGGGAATTTGGGCATGTTACCTATTGGAATGTGGGAGTGATGTCCTGGGTGGCTCTCGTTGCACAGCTGCCTTACCAACTGTATTGGATAGTTTCAACTTGGGGCGATCGCCAACGCCTTCCATTGCTCAAAGCCATTGCGGTTGGAGTTGCCTCGATTGCCTACGGGCTATTTTGGGTAGTTCGGTGGACAGGGCTTTGCCTGTCTCGACTCAGAGTTTATTACAGCGATCGCGCTGCCAGTGAAGTGACTGGTAACCCCAACGGGTTGACCCGTGCGCTACTGAAGATTGTCATTGGCGTTGCGGCTGACATTCAGCGTCAAGGGTCTACCAGTGCCTTGCTCCAGAGTTTTGATGTGTTGACCCCGGTGGGCTATCAAACGGCTCTGACATTGGGCAGCACCCACCCTCACGCCTCATGGGAGCAGTTGTTGATGTGGGATTGGATGAATCCCTACCGCCACTGGTTAGCCATCAACAACAGCCATCCCCCGATGGGCGATCGCCTGAAACAATTAGCCAACTATGCTCGTCGCTGGCGACTGGCAACTGAACTTGACTTACCTGCATCTTCCTCCACGTCTCGTGCGGCTGGGCAAACTAAGCGATTCTGGTTACAGATTGCTCCTTTTGTGGGGATGTTGATAGGTCTGAGCATTGCAACTTGCCTCTGGCTTATAGGGACGATCGCTGCCACAGTTGGCTGGGTAGAGTTAATTTGGCTGACGAGTGATCAGTCGATTTGGTGGGGATTTGTTTTATTAGGGCTAAGCATCGGCACAATCCTTCGGATTAACCCCCTCTTTCCAGATCTCAAACCCTCAACTGTACAAGTTGATCCAGCGTTGTCCGCCCTCTTATCAGCCCCTAATGCTCTTCCTACTGACAGCCACCCCATTCGCGTACGGGGCACTCTAATAGGGCGATCGGGCATCGGCAACATCCTGACCCAAGATTTAATCCTCCAAACCGAAACAGGGTGTGTGCGGTTGCACTACATGCCCCTGTTAGGACCGATGGGGCACATATTGCCCCAACCCCTTCGTCCCAGTCGATTTGTCAAAACCCCCGTCACTGTCACAGGTTGGTTTCGTCGTGGGGCAACTCCCTGGATTGACGTAGAAATCATGCAAGCTCAGCGGGGGGCAAAACTGCAAGCCGCTCACCCCTGGTGGTCTACCCTTTTGGGATTGGTGACTGCTGTTTTGGGGGCTTATATCATCTTTCGGGGTGGAGGCTGA